From Pseudonocardia autotrophica, one genomic window encodes:
- a CDS encoding HD domain-containing protein, with the protein MISVPATPTARAAADMARSLAPPFLLHHSHRTYLFGALVVDEDLDHEAAFVAAMIHDLGLTGEHCSAEREFGRVGADLAARMLEARGWEQDRIRLVEQAILRHTELERQQDPTLRLVQAGAAIDVAGLAQELIDDDALAAVLGRHPRDGFPTAMRAAYLDEIDRHPTGAFARLEDAVRLSELFAANPIDRRTAVTALQVGGPHRADPAG; encoded by the coding sequence ATGATCAGCGTTCCGGCGACCCCGACCGCCCGAGCTGCAGCCGACATGGCCCGAAGCCTGGCACCGCCGTTCCTGCTGCACCACAGCCACCGCACCTATCTGTTCGGCGCGCTGGTGGTCGACGAGGACCTCGACCACGAGGCCGCATTCGTCGCAGCGATGATCCACGACCTCGGGCTCACCGGGGAGCACTGTTCGGCCGAGCGTGAGTTCGGGCGGGTCGGGGCCGATCTCGCCGCCCGGATGCTCGAGGCGAGAGGCTGGGAGCAGGACCGCATCCGCCTGGTCGAGCAGGCGATCCTGCGGCACACCGAGCTGGAACGGCAGCAGGATCCGACACTGCGTCTGGTGCAGGCCGGCGCAGCGATCGACGTGGCGGGACTCGCCCAGGAGCTGATCGACGACGACGCGCTCGCCGCCGTGCTCGGCAGGCACCCGCGGGACGGCTTCCCCACCGCGATGCGCGCCGCCTACCTGGACGAGATCGACCGGCATCCGACCGGCGCGTTCGCCAGGCTCGAGGACGCCGTCCGGCTGTCCGAGCTGTTCGCGGCCAATCCGATCGACCGGCGGACCGCGGTCACCGCGCTGCAGGTCGGCGGGCCGCACCGGGCGGATCCGGCCGGCTGA
- a CDS encoding proline dehydrogenase family protein has protein sequence MSVANGVVIDEELATEAVALVRRWLDAAQREPVDRSARRLADVLQDPDGLAFTVGFVDGVIRPEDPRAAARHLETLVPIVPRFLPWPLRAAIRAGAVTGRVAPGVVVPVARAALRRMVRHLVVDASDRKLGPAIRRIRRDRPGTRLNINLLGEAILGREEANRRVEGTRALLARADVDYVSIKVSSTVAPHDPWSFDAAVADAVEALAPLYRLARSAPGGPKFLNLDMEEYRDLDLTLAVFTTLLERPEFHDLEAGIVLQAYLPDALGAMIRLQEWAGARVAGGGAPIKVRVVKGANLPMEQVDAELHGWPLATCGSKQESDASYKAVLDYALRPEHTAAVRVGVAGHNLFDIALAWLLAGRRGCLDGDGPAGVEFEMLLGMATAQAAAVRADVGSLLLYTPVVHPQEFDVAIAYLVRRLEEGASRENFMSAAFDIDQDHDLFERERDRFLASVGTVPTAVPSPNRVQDRTRPEPAAPTDGFTNTPDTDTAVAANRSWGAGIRARMRDSALGTATADAGRLHSRTELDDVVTGARDAGAAWRELGADRRAEILHRAGDELAARRADLLEVMGAECGKVLEQGDPEVSEAIDFAHYYAERARRLDDVAGARFSPAALTVVTPPWNFPVAIPAGSTLAALAAGSPVVLKPADQARRSAAVVAEALWAAGVPREVLRYVQLDENELGSALISHPAVERVVLTGAYETAELFRSMRPDLPLMAETSGKNAIIVTPAADLDLAAKDVARSAFGHAGQKCSAASLVILVGSVATSRRFRRQLVDAVSSLHVDLPWTERAQVGPLIEPASGKLLSALTTTGPGESWVITPERLDEHGTLWRPGVREGVAAGSEFHLTEYFGPVLGIMTADTLEEAIGLVNRVEYGLTSGLHSLDEDEIDTWLRTVEAGNLYVNRGITGAIVQRQPFGGWKKAAVGTGTKAGGPNYLFGFGTWADEPVAADAPAGDPLGARILDAELSGTGLSGTDRDWLRGALATDRDAWSSEFGTAHDATGLTCEHNVLRYHPVPVTVRYAAGRPVELLRVVAAGLRASAPLTVSVAEPLPGPLHEQLTRLGITVRREDDARWHESLRTLAADGGRVRLIGGSAQETAEVTGGSPALAVYDGPVVTAGRVELLTFLREQAVSVTAHRFGTPHPVPVPVPAPRDSEQRGS, from the coding sequence ATGAGCGTGGCGAACGGTGTCGTGATCGACGAGGAGCTGGCGACCGAGGCGGTCGCGCTGGTGCGGCGCTGGCTGGACGCGGCGCAGCGGGAACCCGTCGACCGGTCCGCCCGCCGGCTGGCGGACGTGTTGCAGGACCCGGACGGGCTCGCCTTCACCGTCGGTTTCGTCGACGGCGTGATCCGGCCCGAGGACCCGCGCGCCGCCGCCCGGCACCTGGAGACCCTGGTCCCGATCGTCCCGCGGTTCCTGCCCTGGCCGCTGCGTGCCGCGATCCGGGCGGGCGCGGTCACCGGGCGGGTGGCCCCCGGCGTCGTCGTCCCGGTGGCCAGGGCGGCGCTGCGGCGGATGGTGCGCCATCTCGTCGTGGACGCGTCCGACCGGAAGCTGGGCCCGGCGATCCGGCGGATCCGCCGCGACCGGCCGGGCACCCGGCTCAACATCAACCTGCTCGGCGAGGCGATCCTCGGCCGCGAGGAGGCGAACCGCCGGGTCGAGGGCACCCGCGCGCTGCTGGCCCGCGCCGACGTCGACTACGTGTCGATCAAGGTCTCCTCCACCGTGGCGCCGCACGACCCGTGGTCGTTCGACGCCGCCGTCGCCGACGCCGTGGAGGCGCTCGCCCCGCTCTACCGGCTGGCCCGCTCCGCGCCCGGCGGGCCGAAGTTCCTCAACCTCGACATGGAGGAGTACCGCGATCTCGACCTGACCCTCGCCGTCTTCACGACCCTGCTGGAGCGCCCCGAGTTCCACGACCTGGAGGCCGGGATCGTCCTGCAGGCCTACCTGCCCGACGCGCTCGGCGCCATGATCCGGCTGCAGGAGTGGGCGGGTGCGCGGGTCGCCGGCGGCGGCGCCCCGATCAAGGTCCGGGTGGTGAAGGGCGCGAACCTGCCGATGGAGCAGGTCGACGCCGAGCTGCACGGCTGGCCGCTCGCGACCTGCGGCAGCAAGCAGGAGTCCGACGCGTCGTACAAGGCGGTGCTGGACTACGCGCTGCGCCCCGAGCACACCGCGGCCGTCCGGGTCGGGGTGGCCGGGCACAACCTGTTCGACATCGCGCTGGCCTGGCTGCTCGCCGGGCGCCGGGGCTGCCTGGACGGCGACGGCCCGGCCGGGGTGGAGTTCGAGATGCTGCTCGGCATGGCGACCGCGCAGGCCGCCGCGGTGCGCGCGGACGTCGGGTCGCTGCTGCTCTACACCCCGGTCGTGCACCCGCAGGAGTTCGACGTGGCGATCGCCTATCTGGTCCGCCGGCTCGAGGAGGGCGCGTCACGGGAGAACTTCATGTCCGCCGCGTTCGACATCGACCAGGACCACGACCTGTTCGAGCGCGAGCGCGACCGGTTCCTGGCCTCGGTCGGGACCGTCCCCACCGCGGTGCCGTCGCCGAACCGGGTGCAGGACCGCACCCGTCCCGAGCCCGCCGCACCCACCGACGGCTTCACCAACACCCCGGACACCGACACCGCCGTCGCGGCGAACCGCAGCTGGGGAGCCGGGATCCGCGCCCGGATGCGCGACAGCGCGCTGGGCACGGCGACCGCGGACGCCGGCCGGCTGCACAGCCGAACCGAGCTCGACGACGTCGTGACCGGCGCCCGCGACGCCGGCGCGGCCTGGCGCGAGCTGGGCGCCGACCGGCGGGCGGAGATCCTGCACCGGGCCGGTGACGAGCTGGCCGCCCGGCGCGCCGATCTGCTGGAGGTCATGGGCGCGGAGTGCGGCAAGGTCCTGGAGCAGGGCGACCCGGAGGTCAGCGAGGCGATCGACTTCGCCCACTACTACGCCGAGCGGGCACGCCGGCTCGACGACGTCGCGGGTGCCCGCTTCTCCCCCGCCGCGCTGACCGTGGTGACCCCGCCGTGGAACTTCCCGGTGGCGATCCCGGCCGGATCGACGCTGGCCGCACTCGCCGCCGGCTCACCGGTCGTCCTCAAGCCGGCCGACCAGGCCCGGCGCAGCGCGGCGGTGGTCGCCGAGGCGCTGTGGGCGGCGGGCGTCCCGCGCGAGGTGCTGCGCTACGTCCAGCTCGACGAGAACGAGCTCGGCTCCGCGCTCATCTCCCATCCCGCCGTCGAGCGGGTGGTGCTCACCGGCGCCTACGAGACGGCGGAGCTGTTCCGCTCGATGCGGCCCGATCTGCCGCTGATGGCCGAGACCAGCGGCAAGAACGCGATCATCGTGACCCCCGCGGCGGATCTCGACCTGGCGGCGAAGGACGTCGCCCGCTCCGCGTTCGGGCACGCCGGGCAGAAGTGCTCGGCCGCGTCGCTGGTGATCCTGGTCGGCTCGGTCGCGACGTCCCGGCGGTTCCGGCGCCAGCTCGTCGACGCGGTGTCGTCGCTGCACGTGGACCTGCCCTGGACCGAGCGCGCGCAGGTCGGCCCGCTGATCGAGCCGGCGTCGGGCAAGCTCCTGTCCGCGCTGACCACGACCGGCCCCGGCGAGAGCTGGGTGATCACCCCCGAGCGGCTCGACGAGCACGGGACGCTCTGGCGGCCGGGCGTGCGCGAGGGCGTCGCAGCGGGCTCGGAGTTCCACCTCACCGAGTACTTCGGCCCGGTGCTCGGGATCATGACCGCCGACACCCTGGAGGAGGCGATCGGGCTGGTGAACCGGGTCGAGTACGGCCTCACCTCCGGGCTGCACTCGCTCGACGAGGACGAGATCGACACCTGGCTGCGCACCGTCGAGGCCGGGAACCTCTACGTCAACCGCGGGATCACCGGGGCGATCGTGCAGCGCCAGCCGTTCGGCGGCTGGAAGAAGGCCGCCGTCGGCACCGGCACGAAGGCGGGCGGCCCGAACTACCTGTTCGGCTTCGGGACCTGGGCCGACGAGCCCGTCGCCGCCGACGCCCCGGCCGGCGACCCGCTCGGCGCCCGGATACTCGACGCCGAGCTCTCCGGCACCGGCCTCTCCGGCACCGACCGCGACTGGCTGCGTGGCGCCCTCGCGACCGATCGGGACGCCTGGTCGTCCGAGTTCGGGACCGCGCACGACGCCACCGGCCTGACCTGCGAGCACAACGTGCTGCGCTACCACCCGGTGCCGGTCACCGTCCGGTACGCCGCCGGACGCCCGGTCGAGCTGCTGCGGGTGGTCGCCGCCGGCCTGCGGGCATCGGCGCCGCTCACCGTCAGCGTCGCCGAGCCGCTGCCCGGGCCGCTGCACGAGCAGCTGACCCGGCTCGGGATCACCGTCCGGCGCGAGGACGACGCGCGCTGGCACGAGTCGCTGCGCACGCTCGCCGCCGACGGCGGGCGGGTGCGGCTGATCGGCGGCTCGGCGCAGGAGACGGCCGAGGTGACCGGCGGCTCGCCGGCACTGGCCGTGTACGACGGCCCGGTCGTCACCGCCGGTCGGGTCGAGCTGCTGACCTTCCTGCGCGAGCAGGCCGTGTCGGTCACCGCGCACCGGTTCGGGACCCCGCATCCGGTGCCCGTCCCCGTCCCCGCGCCGCGGGACAGCGAACAGAGAGGTTCGTGA
- a CDS encoding alpha/beta fold hydrolase has product MGRGRRILTILAVLVVAWLVVDKVVSLVAPDPVVGHWRSLQGRESYRAAYDAVLATLPAPSTVHDIAVEHGSVRVYEWRATDPASAGRLPVVLLPGIRSGAPMWGENLERWIGDRTVYAMDAIGDSGMSIQSVPFTSFDDQATWVEQVLAALGRDRVHVVGHSFGAAIATSHALAHPGRVASLTLLEPVLVLHGLPVSTYLWSTLLLLPAPQSWKDRALAEIGGVTVEEVRERTPMSEMIDQGARHYAAVTLVPRTLTDDEWRSLRMPVRIDIAGERSLAGGAEAAARARALGVDQVTVRPGTTHSLPMQDAALLGPELERYWSGHDR; this is encoded by the coding sequence ATGGGCCGCGGGCGCCGGATACTGACGATCCTCGCGGTGCTGGTCGTCGCCTGGCTGGTGGTCGACAAGGTCGTCTCGCTCGTCGCGCCCGATCCGGTCGTCGGGCACTGGCGCAGCCTGCAGGGCCGGGAGTCCTACCGGGCCGCCTACGACGCGGTGCTGGCGACCCTGCCGGCACCGAGCACGGTGCACGACATCGCCGTCGAGCACGGCAGCGTGCGGGTCTACGAGTGGCGGGCCACCGACCCGGCGTCCGCCGGGCGGCTGCCGGTCGTGCTGCTGCCCGGCATCCGGTCCGGCGCGCCGATGTGGGGCGAGAACCTGGAGCGCTGGATCGGCGACCGCACCGTCTACGCGATGGACGCGATCGGCGACTCCGGGATGTCGATCCAGTCGGTGCCCTTCACCTCGTTCGACGACCAGGCGACCTGGGTCGAGCAGGTGCTCGCCGCGCTCGGCCGGGACCGGGTGCACGTCGTCGGGCACTCGTTCGGCGCGGCGATCGCGACCTCGCACGCGCTCGCGCATCCGGGCCGGGTGGCGTCGCTGACCCTGCTCGAACCGGTGCTGGTGCTGCACGGTCTCCCGGTCTCGACCTACCTGTGGTCGACGCTGCTGCTCCTGCCGGCGCCGCAGTCCTGGAAGGACCGGGCGCTGGCCGAGATCGGTGGCGTCACCGTCGAGGAGGTGCGGGAGCGCACGCCGATGTCGGAGATGATCGACCAGGGCGCCCGGCACTACGCAGCGGTCACCCTGGTGCCCCGCACGCTCACCGACGACGAGTGGCGGTCGCTGCGGATGCCGGTACGGATCGACATCGCCGGTGAGCGGTCCCTGGCCGGCGGCGCGGAGGCCGCGGCGCGGGCCAGGGCGCTCGGCGTGGACCAGGTGACCGTCCGGCCCGGTACGACGCACTCGCTGCCGATGCAGGACGCCGCTCTGCTCGGCCCCGAGCTGGAGCGGTACTGGTCGGGGCACGACCGCTGA
- a CDS encoding LysR family transcriptional regulator, whose translation MWDLHRLRLLHELRLRETVTEVARTLNYAPSSVSQQLAKLEEEVGVRLLEPDGRRLRLTPHGELVARHAAEILDLQEGVRSRLAAAGPVGETVRLATLETTGRALLPHALTRLRESTPHLRLEASVVPPETGLAELETRGFDLAVAEQYPGHSRSHRPSLDRDLLGTDPVRLAVAENSGVTGLADTTELAWVMEPEGTAARQWAVQQCRAAGFEPDIRFDSADLEIHIHLVRAGHAVSILPDLVWTGNREGVRLIELSGPSHRELFTSARLVSAAHPAIGQVRAALADAFAVVGGGAPVSR comes from the coding sequence ATGTGGGACCTCCACCGGCTCCGGCTGCTCCACGAGCTCCGGCTGCGGGAGACCGTGACCGAGGTGGCGCGCACCCTGAACTACGCCCCGTCGAGCGTGTCCCAGCAGCTCGCGAAGCTGGAGGAGGAGGTGGGCGTCCGGCTGCTCGAACCGGACGGGCGCAGGCTGCGGCTCACGCCGCACGGTGAGCTGGTCGCGCGGCATGCGGCCGAGATCCTCGATCTGCAGGAGGGGGTCCGGAGCAGGCTCGCCGCGGCGGGCCCGGTCGGGGAGACCGTGCGCCTGGCGACGCTGGAGACGACCGGGCGCGCGTTGTTGCCGCACGCGCTGACCCGGCTCCGGGAGAGCACGCCGCACCTGCGCCTGGAGGCGTCGGTGGTGCCGCCGGAGACCGGGCTGGCCGAGCTGGAGACCCGAGGGTTCGATCTCGCCGTCGCCGAGCAGTATCCGGGGCACAGCCGCTCGCACCGGCCGTCGCTGGACCGCGACCTGCTGGGCACCGATCCGGTCCGGCTCGCGGTGGCCGAGAACTCCGGGGTGACCGGCCTGGCCGACACCACGGAGCTCGCCTGGGTGATGGAGCCGGAGGGGACCGCCGCGCGGCAGTGGGCCGTCCAGCAGTGCCGGGCGGCCGGGTTCGAGCCCGACATCCGGTTCGACTCGGCCGACCTGGAGATCCACATCCATCTGGTCCGGGCGGGCCACGCGGTGAGCATCCTGCCCGACCTGGTGTGGACCGGGAACCGCGAGGGCGTGCGGCTGATCGAGCTGTCCGGCCCGTCGCACCGCGAGCTGTTCACCTCGGCGCGCCTGGTCTCCGCGGCACATCCGGCGATCGGGCAGGTCCGCGCGGCGCTCGCCGACGCCTTCGCGGTCGTCGGGGGAGGAGCGCCGGTCAGTCGGTGA
- a CDS encoding YdcF family protein, whose translation MSELVLMVALLALSVAVPLLLAVVVSLFVRRRIRTDPRRLSNAYWLLLAALLVGNAAATLGIVGSNPVLATGVFLAVISPFIALVFAGFLLLNGVVMLRRERVSLGNSLSLLAGLLIIALMAVTVPVLLYGTTWMRALWLLCTLAAMLLAFQFVAFLGYARLYAWLVHDRPADWVLVLGSGLRGSEVPPLLASRIRTGMEELGRREARLLVLSGGKGSDEQLAEGEAMRRWAVAHGADPDVLRVETDSRNTEQNLRFSDTLVRDEVSGSGLVVTSNYHAFRAAVLARRLGIDAQAVGAPTAGYYWPSAVLREFVAILREHRVLNTVLLVLLCVPAPLALLLAA comes from the coding sequence ATGTCCGAGCTCGTGTTGATGGTTGCGCTCCTCGCCCTGTCCGTGGCCGTGCCCCTGCTGCTGGCGGTGGTCGTCAGCCTGTTCGTGCGGCGCCGCATCCGCACCGACCCGCGCCGGCTCAGCAACGCCTACTGGCTGCTCCTCGCGGCGCTGCTGGTCGGCAACGCCGCCGCGACGCTCGGGATCGTCGGCAGCAACCCGGTCCTCGCGACCGGGGTGTTCCTGGCCGTCATCTCACCGTTCATCGCACTGGTGTTCGCCGGGTTCCTGCTGCTCAACGGCGTGGTCATGCTGCGCCGGGAGCGGGTGAGCCTGGGCAACTCGCTGTCCCTGCTGGCCGGCCTGCTGATCATCGCGCTGATGGCGGTCACGGTGCCGGTCCTGCTGTACGGCACCACGTGGATGCGCGCCCTGTGGCTGCTCTGCACGCTCGCGGCGATGCTGCTCGCCTTCCAGTTCGTCGCGTTCCTCGGCTACGCGCGGCTCTACGCGTGGCTGGTGCACGACCGGCCCGCCGACTGGGTGCTGGTGCTCGGGTCCGGGCTGCGCGGCAGCGAGGTGCCGCCGCTGCTGGCGTCCCGGATCCGGACCGGGATGGAGGAGCTCGGCAGGCGGGAGGCGCGGCTGCTGGTGCTCTCCGGCGGCAAGGGCAGCGACGAGCAGCTGGCCGAGGGCGAGGCGATGCGCCGGTGGGCGGTCGCGCACGGCGCCGACCCGGATGTGCTGCGGGTCGAGACGGACTCCCGCAACACCGAGCAGAACCTGCGTTTCAGCGACACCCTGGTGCGCGACGAGGTGTCCGGCAGCGGGCTCGTCGTCACCAGCAACTACCACGCGTTCCGCGCCGCGGTGCTCGCGCGCAGACTCGGCATCGACGCCCAGGCGGTCGGCGCCCCGACCGCCGGGTACTACTGGCCGAGTGCCGTGCTGCGCGAGTTCGTGGCGATCCTGCGCGAGCACCGGGTGCTGAACACGGTGCTGCTGGTGCTGCTGTGCGTCCCGGCGCCGCTCGCACTGCTGCTGGCCGCCTGA
- a CDS encoding alpha/beta fold hydrolase → MPLNVHHAGDPDGPPVLAVHGATGHGLRYRRLFDACPQLRWISIDVRGHGRSTWAPPWNLERHADDALGVLDELGIERAAVVAHSFGGAIATHLARRAPDRISRLALLDPAIGLDPAAMLERAEEYRADESWSSRDAARADRIATWPEVPGEFVDDELAEHLEERDGVLRWRYSRASLVAAWSEMARPAVVPPAGLPTLVVPATGADFVREEWLAACRAELGDDLTVRPFDCGHMVYLERPDETAAELLAFLDTPETVMNREAHRARSS, encoded by the coding sequence ATGCCGCTCAACGTGCACCACGCCGGTGATCCCGACGGCCCGCCCGTGCTCGCCGTCCACGGCGCCACCGGGCACGGCCTGCGGTACCGGCGGTTGTTCGACGCCTGCCCGCAGCTGCGCTGGATCAGCATCGACGTCCGCGGGCACGGCCGCTCGACGTGGGCCCCGCCATGGAACCTGGAACGCCACGCCGACGACGCGCTCGGGGTGCTGGACGAGCTCGGGATCGAGCGGGCCGCCGTCGTCGCGCACTCGTTCGGCGGCGCGATCGCGACGCATCTGGCGCGCCGCGCGCCGGACCGGATCAGCCGGCTGGCCCTGCTGGACCCGGCGATCGGCCTCGACCCGGCGGCGATGCTGGAGCGGGCCGAGGAGTACCGCGCCGACGAGTCCTGGAGCAGCCGCGACGCCGCCAGGGCCGACCGGATCGCGACCTGGCCGGAGGTGCCCGGCGAGTTCGTCGACGACGAGCTCGCCGAGCACCTGGAGGAGCGCGACGGCGTACTGCGCTGGCGCTACTCGCGGGCCTCGCTGGTCGCGGCGTGGTCGGAGATGGCGCGTCCGGCCGTCGTCCCGCCGGCCGGTCTGCCGACCCTGGTGGTGCCCGCGACCGGCGCCGACTTCGTCCGCGAGGAGTGGCTGGCCGCCTGCCGGGCGGAGCTGGGCGACGATCTCACGGTGCGCCCGTTCGACTGCGGGCACATGGTCTACCTCGAACGTCCGGACGAGACGGCCGCCGAGCTGCTGGCCTTTCTCGACACACCGGAGACGGTCATGAATCGAGAAGCACACCGGGCCCGCTCCTCCTAA
- a CDS encoding TetR/AcrR family transcriptional regulator, whose translation MAPDDRRTAIIQAVWQVIARRGMGAVSMRTVAAEAGVSVGRIQYWFPSKDELVRAGLEAMLTGAGELHVHATAGADDRERLRQLVGHPIPHTAAQRAGVSVFHQYAAAAINHPALAALLAEAKDGQEREATRLLTGIAPTLDDPRAAARALIATADGLVVRVLIGGLSADDAESALGAALHRLTD comes from the coding sequence ATGGCACCCGACGACCGCCGGACGGCGATCATCCAGGCTGTCTGGCAGGTGATCGCCCGGCGCGGCATGGGCGCGGTGTCGATGCGCACCGTCGCCGCCGAAGCCGGTGTGTCGGTCGGCCGGATCCAGTACTGGTTCCCGAGCAAGGACGAGCTCGTCCGTGCCGGCCTGGAGGCGATGCTCACCGGCGCGGGTGAGCTGCACGTCCACGCGACGGCAGGCGCCGACGACCGCGAGCGGCTCCGGCAGCTCGTCGGGCACCCGATCCCGCACACCGCGGCCCAGCGCGCGGGCGTCTCGGTGTTCCACCAGTACGCCGCCGCCGCGATCAACCATCCGGCGCTGGCCGCGCTGCTGGCCGAGGCCAAGGACGGGCAGGAGCGCGAGGCCACCCGGCTGCTCACCGGGATCGCTCCCACGCTCGACGACCCGCGGGCCGCGGCCCGCGCGCTGATCGCCACCGCGGACGGTCTCGTCGTGCGGGTGCTGATCGGCGGGCTGTCCGCGGACGACGCCGAGTCGGCACTGGGCGCCGCGCTGCACCGGCTCACCGACTGA
- a CDS encoding GlxA family transcriptional regulator yields the protein MADVQGGSPRERVAVAVFDGVELLDVTGPVQVFSTADRLAPGPGRYRPVLVAERPGPVRSAAGPELVAQRSWNEPVGTLVVPGGLEAGADGVRPLLDGPLVELLARSGRGAARILSVCTGAHVLAAAGLLDGRRATTHWATAAALAAEHPRVRVTPDALFVRDGPVWTSAGVASGIDLALAVVALDRGPDIARRVAQWMVVHLNRPGGQSQFSAHLGPRVPLSDRLAGLLAWISADPTRDLSADALARRLGVGPRHLARLFRRELGATPAAHVERVRLQVALDLLVRTDMPLPGVATAAGFGSTTALHRCVVRRHGVSPGEYRRRFGAGPAAD from the coding sequence ATGGCGGACGTGCAGGGTGGATCACCGCGTGAACGGGTCGCGGTCGCGGTGTTCGACGGCGTCGAGCTGCTCGACGTCACCGGGCCGGTGCAGGTGTTCAGCACCGCGGACCGGCTCGCGCCGGGACCGGGTCGATACCGGCCGGTGCTGGTCGCCGAACGTCCCGGGCCGGTGCGCTCCGCTGCCGGTCCGGAGCTGGTCGCGCAGCGGTCCTGGAACGAACCGGTCGGCACGCTCGTCGTCCCGGGAGGTCTGGAGGCCGGCGCGGACGGGGTCCGGCCGCTGCTGGACGGACCGTTGGTGGAGCTGCTGGCGCGATCCGGACGCGGGGCCGCCCGGATCCTCTCGGTGTGCACCGGTGCGCACGTCCTCGCAGCCGCGGGCCTGCTCGACGGCCGTCGGGCGACCACGCACTGGGCCACCGCGGCGGCGCTGGCCGCGGAGCACCCGCGGGTGCGGGTCACCCCGGACGCACTGTTCGTCCGGGACGGCCCGGTCTGGACCTCCGCCGGGGTGGCGTCCGGGATCGACCTCGCACTCGCCGTCGTCGCGCTCGACCGGGGACCCGACATCGCCCGGCGGGTGGCGCAGTGGATGGTCGTGCACCTCAACCGGCCGGGCGGGCAGAGCCAGTTCAGCGCCCACCTCGGTCCGCGTGTCCCGCTCTCCGACCGGCTCGCCGGGCTGCTGGCCTGGATCTCCGCGGACCCCACCCGGGATCTGTCCGCCGACGCGCTGGCCCGGCGGCTCGGAGTCGGTCCCCGCCACCTGGCCCGGCTGTTCCGCCGCGAGCTCGGCGCCACCCCGGCAGCACACGTCGAGAGGGTCCGCCTGCAGGTGGCACTCGATCTGCTGGTGCGCACCGACATGCCGCTGCCCGGGGTGGCGACGGCGGCCGGGTTCGGGTCCACGACGGCGCTGCACCGCTGCGTCGTCCGTCGCCACGGGGTGAGCCCCGGGGAGTACCGGCGCAGGTTCGGGGCGGGTCCCGCGGCGGACTGA